A region of the Myxococcus stipitatus DSM 14675 genome:
AAGAAGACCTGCCCTGGCTCCAAGCGCGCGCCCGCCTCCTCTCCGAGGACGAAGCCCAGGGCACCACGCCGCGCCTCGTGCGCCGCACCCTCGCCGAGCAACACCACGCCCTCGAGCGCGCCCGCCGCCGCGCCACCACCCGCCCCTCCTCGCGCATCCCCACGGTGCTCCTGGTCCACGCGCTCACCGGCGACATGCGCGCGGGAGGCGAAGGCGGCTGGTGGGAGCCCGTCATCGGACCCGGACGCGCGCTGGACCCCACGCGGGTGCGGCTGTTGTGTTTCAACAACCTGGGCTCCTGTTACGGCACCACCGGCCCCGCGGATGAGGGGTTCCCCGGACGCACCGAGGACACCCGCTTCGGCCCCGCCCCCGCGCTGACCAAGGGAAACCTCCACCAGGACGAGCGCCACCTCCCCGCCACCGTCACCCCGTGGGACCAGGCACGCAGCATCCTCCTGGCGCTCGATGCGCTCGGCGTCGAGGAGGTCTCGCTCGTCACGGGCGGCTCACTCGGCGGGATGATTGTCCTCTGCCTCGCGGCCCTCGCACCGGAGCGCTTCGCGCGCATGGCCCCCATCGCCACCTCGGAGACCGCGTCCGCGTGGGTGGTGGGCCTCAACCACGTCGCGCGACAGGCCGTGCTGCTGGACCCCGGCTACCCCGAGTCCGCGCACCGAGGACTCGAGCTCGCCCGACAGCTCGCGATGCTCTCCTACCGCGCGGAGCCAGGGCTCGAGGCCAGCCAGCCTCGCCCTCCCGCCTGGTCCTCTCGCGCGCTCTACCCGGTGCAGAGCTACCTGGAGCACCAGGGCCGCAAGCTGGAGGCCCGCTTCGATGCACGCGCGTACCTGGCGCAGCTCGGCGCCATGGACCACCATGACCTCGCGCGCGCGCCCCACGGCGGCCTGGAGCGCATCCGCGCCAGCGCGTTGTGCGTGGGCATCGACCGCGACCAGCTCTTCTTCCCCGAGCACATGGACGCCCTCGCCCGGAAGCTGCGCGCGCACGGCCGCCACGCGGAGCACGCGGAGCTGACCAGCCTCCACGGGCATGACGGCTTCCTCATCGAGTGGGAGCCGCTCTCCGCGCTGCTCACGCGGGCGCTCGCCCTGCCCTCCGCGCTGGACGTCCCCGGCGCCTTGCTGGGCACCGCGCGCCCGCCGAGCGAACGCACGGCGTGACCTGAGAGAAGAGTGGCTCAGCCCACCTGGCGATGGCCGGGCCACACCGGGAGGTCCTGGTGGGACCAGATGGGCGGCTCCGCCTCGCCGGCGTGGGCGCGCAGCCGGCAGTACTCCTGATACGACGCCTGGATGGTCAGCACGTCCCCGGGGCGAATGACCTCTTCACCCACCGGGTGGAGCTGCTCGTCGGTGCCGCGCTGGAGCACCAGCGCCAACCCGCCGAACTTGTCGCGCACCTCGGAGATGCTCATCCCCGGCAGTCCCTCGCGCGCCTCGAAGAGCGACACCACCATCAGGTGCTTGCCCAAGTGGAACGAGTGGACGATGCGCGGGTCCAACGCCGCGAGCGCCATCGCGGGCGCGGCGAGCGACGAGCTGGACAGCGCCTCCGCCTTGAACGTGTCGCGCACCTTGCCGCTCAAGTCCTCGTCGAACAACCGGATGACCACGCGGATGGAGGGGTTCAGCTTCCGGGCATCCAGCGCGATGTTGAGGTTGGCCAGGTCGTCATCCGTGGCGCAGACGATGGCGGAGGCGTGCTTCACGTTGGTGCGCGGCAGGCACAGCGGGCTGCGCGTGTCGTCGATGAGCAACGGGACCCGCTCGTCGCGCAGCGCGGAGACGAAGGCGGCGTCCTCGCGCTTCTCCACCACCACGATGTCCTTGCCCATCTCCCGCAGCTGGGTCACCACGCGGTAGCCCACCCGCCCCGCTCCGCACACCACGACGTGGCCCTTCATCGTCTCGGTGACCACTTCAATCCACTCCTTGTCGTTCTTGTGCCGGGCGAAGAAGAGGTAGGCGAAGCGCACCACGCCATCCGCCACGAGGGCGATTCCCACCGGGGGAATCACCACGTTGAGCAGCTCGATGACCCAGTCGTGCACGTACGGCAGCGACGGCTGGCCGTAGAGCAGGAAGTAGACGTGGTGCAGCGCCTCGCCGAACGAGATTCGCTCCCCCGCGGGGCCCACGTAGCGCCAGTCGAACAGCAGCGGGCCTCCGCCAAACAGCGCCAGCCCCAGCACGAGCGTGGTGCGAAAGCGTCGCACCAGCGCACGCAGGTAGCGCAGATTGGCTCGGAGGTGTCGGCGGGAGCCCCCCATGGTGGACCAGCCTACGACACCGGCGTGATGCCCGTCTCCTCCGCCGTGTTGCGAGCGCGACGCCGCTCCACCAGCCACACCAGCAGGACGCCCAGCTCGTAGCAGGCCAGCATGGGGCCCGCCATCAGCGACAGGTTCACCACGTCACCCGTCGGCGTGATGATGGCCGCGGCGATGAGGCACACCACGAACGCGTGGCGCTGGTACTTGAAGAGCCACTTCGACTGGACCACGCCCACCACGCCGAGCAGCGCCATCACCAGCGGCAGCTCGAAGATGATGCCGAAGGCCAGGATGAGCAGCAGCACCAGCGACAGCTGCTCGTGCATGGTCAGCATGGGCCGCGTCCACCGCGCCGCCTCGTGCCGGGCCTCGCCCGCGGACAGCTCCTTCTCCAGCTTCCACAACCCGGACAGCTCCTCGGTGCGCGTGGGGGCGACGCCGGCCAGCAGGCTCGCCGCCTCGTCCATGGCCACCGCCGCCGCCGCGTAGTCCTGCTTGGCGTAGGCCGTCACCGCGGCGACCTTCTTCTCCACCGCCTGCCGCAGCACGCCTCGGGCCGGCGGGCCGAAGCCCTCCGCCGCCGCGTCCACCAGCTTGCCCAGCCCGTCCAGGCGCGACTTGAGCTCCACCGACTGCGAGGGCGCGCGCTCGGGCGCCGGAGACTGCCCCTCTCCGTCCGCGCGCAGCGACGCGCTGGTCTCCTTCGCCAGCACCCCGGCCCGCTCCGCGTCGCCCACGCGCAAGAAGCGCAAGGCGTCATCCGCGCGCAGCCGGGCCGTGTCCAGCCGCTGCTCCAAGGCCAGCGTCTCCTCCTCGTTGAGGAGGAACTTGAACATGGAGGGCAGCACCGCGAAGTAGCAGAACGACGCGCCCAGGATGAAGGCCAGCGAGCCGAACGCGACGAAGGGCGCCGCGTAGCGCCGCTCCTCCGGGAACAGGCCCGGCGAGACGAAGCCCCAGATC
Encoded here:
- the tatC gene encoding twin-arginine translocase subunit TatC, with product MSLMEHLSELRGRLMKCTLAVLVLGAASLLFAKPIFGVLMRPVLDALPEGNRALIYTSGIEEINVLMKVGVYCGIFLTTPVILWQIWGFVSPGLFPEERRYAAPFVAFGSLAFILGASFCYFAVLPSMFKFLLNEEETLALEQRLDTARLRADDALRFLRVGDAERAGVLAKETSASLRADGEGQSPAPERAPSQSVELKSRLDGLGKLVDAAAEGFGPPARGVLRQAVEKKVAAVTAYAKQDYAAAAVAMDEAASLLAGVAPTRTEELSGLWKLEKELSAGEARHEAARWTRPMLTMHEQLSLVLLLILAFGIIFELPLVMALLGVVGVVQSKWLFKYQRHAFVVCLIAAAIITPTGDVVNLSLMAGPMLACYELGVLLVWLVERRRARNTAEETGITPVS
- a CDS encoding alpha/beta fold hydrolase, which gives rise to MAPHTSAPTPRLFDVTPADLTLEAGARISPHLVRGWWWGPEEDLPWLQARARLLSEDEAQGTTPRLVRRTLAEQHHALERARRRATTRPSSRIPTVLLVHALTGDMRAGGEGGWWEPVIGPGRALDPTRVRLLCFNNLGSCYGTTGPADEGFPGRTEDTRFGPAPALTKGNLHQDERHLPATVTPWDQARSILLALDALGVEEVSLVTGGSLGGMIVLCLAALAPERFARMAPIATSETASAWVVGLNHVARQAVLLDPGYPESAHRGLELARQLAMLSYRAEPGLEASQPRPPAWSSRALYPVQSYLEHQGRKLEARFDARAYLAQLGAMDHHDLARAPHGGLERIRASALCVGIDRDQLFFPEHMDALARKLRAHGRHAEHAELTSLHGHDGFLIEWEPLSALLTRALALPSALDVPGALLGTARPPSERTA
- a CDS encoding potassium channel family protein encodes the protein MGGSRRHLRANLRYLRALVRRFRTTLVLGLALFGGGPLLFDWRYVGPAGERISFGEALHHVYFLLYGQPSLPYVHDWVIELLNVVIPPVGIALVADGVVRFAYLFFARHKNDKEWIEVVTETMKGHVVVCGAGRVGYRVVTQLREMGKDIVVVEKREDAAFVSALRDERVPLLIDDTRSPLCLPRTNVKHASAIVCATDDDLANLNIALDARKLNPSIRVVIRLFDEDLSGKVRDTFKAEALSSSSLAAPAMALAALDPRIVHSFHLGKHLMVVSLFEAREGLPGMSISEVRDKFGGLALVLQRGTDEQLHPVGEEVIRPGDVLTIQASYQEYCRLRAHAGEAEPPIWSHQDLPVWPGHRQVG